A single region of the Halopiger xanaduensis SH-6 genome encodes:
- a CDS encoding O-acetylhomoserine aminocarboxypropyltransferase/cysteine synthase family protein — MSDDASDGTDESDCSERGLGTRSVHAGQHPDPETGAMAPPIYQTTSYVFDDADTAAARYALEDDGYIYSRISNPTVNTLEERLAALEGGTGAVATASGMAALDSATLVLAEAGDNVVCSTDTYGGTTAYFSKTASRRDIEARFVPTLEYDEYEDAIDEDTAFVHVETIGNPSLVTPDFERVAEIAHDNGVPLVVDNTFATPALCRPLEHGADVVWESTTKWLHGSGTTVGGVLVDGGSFDWGEHGYDEVAGPNHAYHDVDFSRDFPEAPFAETVRFRALRSLGNQQSPFDAWQTLQGLESMPLRVERHCENAAVVADYLQDHEDVAWVTYPGLESHPTHDNATRYLDDFGGMVAFGLEGGYEAGKAFCENVEVAQFLANIGDAKTLVIHPASTTHGQLTPEEREEAGVTEDLIRMSVGIEDPKDILTDLEQAIEAATQGTAGDTP; from the coding sequence ATGAGCGACGACGCGAGCGACGGGACCGACGAGTCGGACTGTTCCGAGCGCGGGCTCGGAACGCGAAGCGTCCACGCCGGACAGCACCCCGATCCCGAGACGGGGGCGATGGCACCGCCGATCTATCAGACGACCTCCTACGTCTTCGACGACGCCGACACCGCGGCCGCCCGCTACGCCTTAGAGGACGACGGCTACATCTACTCGCGGATCAGCAACCCGACGGTCAACACCTTAGAGGAGCGCCTGGCCGCCCTCGAGGGCGGAACGGGTGCGGTCGCGACGGCCAGCGGAATGGCCGCCCTCGACTCGGCGACGCTCGTGCTCGCCGAGGCCGGCGACAACGTCGTCTGTTCGACCGACACCTACGGCGGGACGACGGCCTATTTCTCCAAGACCGCGAGCCGACGGGACATCGAGGCGCGGTTCGTGCCGACGCTCGAGTACGACGAGTACGAGGACGCGATCGACGAGGACACGGCCTTCGTCCACGTCGAGACGATCGGCAATCCGTCGCTCGTGACGCCCGACTTCGAGCGCGTCGCCGAGATTGCCCACGACAACGGCGTCCCGCTCGTGGTCGACAACACCTTCGCGACGCCGGCGCTCTGTCGCCCCCTCGAGCACGGCGCGGACGTCGTCTGGGAGTCGACGACGAAGTGGCTCCACGGCTCCGGGACGACCGTCGGCGGCGTCCTCGTCGACGGCGGCTCCTTCGACTGGGGCGAGCACGGCTACGACGAGGTCGCCGGGCCGAACCACGCCTACCACGACGTCGACTTCTCGCGGGACTTCCCCGAGGCGCCGTTCGCCGAGACCGTCCGCTTCCGCGCGCTGCGCAGCCTCGGCAACCAGCAGTCGCCGTTCGACGCCTGGCAGACCCTCCAGGGACTCGAGTCCATGCCCCTGCGCGTCGAGCGCCACTGCGAAAACGCCGCCGTCGTCGCGGACTACCTGCAGGACCACGAGGACGTCGCCTGGGTCACCTATCCGGGCCTCGAGAGCCACCCGACTCACGACAACGCTACCCGCTATCTAGACGACTTCGGCGGGATGGTCGCGTTCGGCCTCGAAGGGGGCTATGAGGCCGGAAAAGCGTTCTGCGAGAACGTCGAGGTCGCGCAGTTCCTCGCGAACATCGGCGACGCGAAGACGCTCGTCATCCACCCCGCGAGCACGACTCACGGTCAGCTTACGCCCGAGGAACGCGAAGAGGCGGGCGTGACGGAAGATCTGATTCGGATGTCCGTCGGAATCGAGGACCCGAAGGACATCCTGACCGACCTCGAGCAGGCGATCGAGGCGGCCACACAGGGGACGGCGGGTGACACACCGTGA
- the hisB gene encoding imidazoleglycerol-phosphate dehydratase HisB, whose product MSERTATVTRETAETAIECTIAIDGDGTAAVDTGIGFFDHMLESVAKHGLFDLEVDCDGDLEIDDHHTVEDVAIALGQAVDEALGDRSGIVRYADRRVPLDEAVAGAVVDVSGRPRFYFDGEFSQDSIGGFTSDMARHFAESLAMNAGLTLHLEVTGENAHHEVEALFKALARTLDDATRLDERREGTPSTKGTLNE is encoded by the coding sequence ATGAGCGAGCGAACGGCGACCGTGACCCGCGAAACGGCCGAGACGGCCATCGAGTGTACGATCGCGATCGACGGGGACGGAACGGCGGCGGTCGACACCGGCATCGGCTTCTTCGATCACATGCTCGAGTCGGTCGCCAAACACGGCCTGTTCGACCTCGAGGTCGACTGCGACGGCGACCTCGAGATCGACGACCACCACACGGTCGAGGACGTCGCGATCGCGCTCGGGCAGGCCGTAGACGAGGCGCTGGGCGACCGCTCGGGGATCGTCCGCTACGCCGATCGCCGCGTCCCGCTGGACGAGGCCGTCGCCGGCGCCGTCGTCGACGTCAGCGGCCGGCCGCGGTTCTACTTCGACGGCGAGTTCTCGCAGGACTCGATCGGCGGCTTTACCAGCGACATGGCGCGACACTTCGCCGAGTCGCTGGCGATGAACGCCGGCCTGACGCTGCACCTTGAGGTGACGGGCGAGAACGCCCACCACGAGGTCGAGGCGCTGTTCAAGGCGCTGGCGCGGACGCTCGACGACGCGACGCGGCTCGACGAGCGCCGCGAGGGGACGCCGAGCACGAAGGGGACGCTAAACGAGTAA
- a CDS encoding glutathione S-transferase N-terminal domain-containing protein, which translates to MLELYQAEGCPHSETVRETLTDLGVSYVIHNPRRPGHEGGDVLNEQVLDAMTAIGGEDMIPFLVDTDRGETLYESEDIVEFLEEHYA; encoded by the coding sequence ATGCTCGAACTCTACCAGGCGGAGGGCTGTCCGCACAGCGAAACGGTTCGCGAAACGCTGACCGACCTCGGCGTCTCGTACGTGATCCACAACCCGCGCCGGCCCGGCCACGAGGGCGGCGACGTGCTCAACGAACAGGTGCTGGACGCGATGACGGCGATCGGCGGCGAAGACATGATTCCGTTCCTCGTCGACACCGACCGCGGGGAGACGCTCTACGAGAGTGAAGACATCGTGGAGTTCCTCGAGGAACACTACGCGTAA
- a CDS encoding sodium:calcium antiporter, which yields MVRTSLLAVVLVVLVAASVAVTPALAQEGGQDGEAEDGEGGIEGAIEGFVESQGTIGAILVLIAGAILMTACVEKLIDYLTRAALGLQVSLFALAIVFTGFEFDDTILALVLSGGGLEGAALGTALGTGLAIVGVTLALAAIVKPFPVDLPTDYVVLFALAPLLLVPFVLAGTLTFVHGVLLLAAFVLIFGYLIVREYRRDTPVFRNTELGEELQADGGIALPGSIEEISEDRLVAGRSAAGWLWLGFAVLALVGVVFASMLLEAGSEVAVDGFGVEETVFGATVLTLILTFEDIMLTIEPVRRGVPEIGVGNVIGSVLFSVTGNVGVIMLLSELTISGSVLTFHLPAVIVVTALAAYFLHEGRVKRWHGFLLGGLYVAYWIVALVVFGGVPIGG from the coding sequence ATGGTTCGCACGAGCCTACTCGCCGTCGTCCTGGTCGTACTGGTGGCCGCCTCGGTGGCGGTCACGCCGGCGCTCGCTCAAGAAGGCGGTCAGGACGGCGAAGCGGAAGACGGCGAAGGCGGAATCGAGGGCGCGATCGAAGGGTTCGTCGAATCGCAGGGGACAATCGGTGCGATACTCGTCCTCATCGCGGGCGCGATCCTGATGACGGCCTGCGTCGAGAAGCTGATCGATTACCTCACGCGAGCGGCGTTGGGATTACAGGTGTCGCTGTTCGCGCTCGCGATCGTCTTTACGGGGTTCGAGTTCGACGATACGATCCTCGCGCTCGTGCTCTCCGGCGGCGGCCTCGAAGGGGCGGCGCTGGGAACGGCGCTCGGAACCGGGCTGGCGATCGTCGGCGTCACGCTCGCGCTCGCCGCGATCGTCAAGCCGTTCCCGGTGGACCTGCCGACGGATTACGTCGTCCTCTTCGCGCTGGCGCCGCTGCTTCTGGTGCCGTTCGTCCTCGCGGGGACGCTGACGTTCGTCCACGGCGTCTTGCTCCTCGCTGCGTTCGTCCTGATATTCGGCTACCTCATCGTGCGCGAGTATCGACGCGACACGCCGGTCTTCCGGAACACCGAGCTCGGCGAAGAACTCCAGGCCGACGGCGGGATCGCCCTCCCCGGATCGATCGAGGAGATTTCCGAGGATCGCCTCGTCGCGGGTCGGTCCGCCGCCGGCTGGCTCTGGCTCGGCTTCGCCGTGCTCGCGCTCGTCGGCGTCGTCTTCGCGTCGATGCTGCTCGAGGCCGGGTCGGAGGTCGCCGTCGACGGCTTCGGCGTCGAGGAGACCGTCTTCGGCGCGACCGTCCTGACGCTGATCCTCACCTTCGAAGATATCATGCTGACGATCGAACCGGTTCGGCGAGGCGTTCCCGAGATCGGCGTCGGCAACGTCATCGGCAGCGTCCTCTTCTCGGTGACGGGGAACGTCGGCGTGATCATGCTGCTGAGCGAACTCACGATCTCCGGGTCCGTCCTGACGTTTCACCTGCCGGCGGTGATCGTCGTGACGGCCCTCGCCGCGTACTTCCTCCACGAGGGACGGGTGAAGCGGTGGCACGGGTTCCTGCTCGGCGGTCTCTACGTCGCGTACTGGATCGTCGCGCTCGTCGTCTTCGGCGGCGTCCCCATCGGCGGCTGA
- a CDS encoding CRISPR-associated protein Cas4 gives MSRSRVPFSDLRTAAYCPRKYYYRRTADDGERQPPPEVEAVRDLATRYDELLEAPPTALDDEPIAVSAAQYRETLAAARERLSAAETDLEHEGEDDLETSDGSGGERDHWRRLCEPADRDVLAAGRDCRGIVHKVLEDPLEPVLVSVGKPPERGVWDPQSVHAVAAAKALAWEHETAVDRAWLEYPAYGVVRSIALTTRRKARYRRVLRTVREMDGPPARTTNRSKCEGCEFADECGVRTRTLRSLLGFG, from the coding sequence GTGTCCCGCTCTCGCGTCCCGTTTAGCGATCTTCGAACGGCCGCGTACTGTCCGCGAAAGTATTACTACCGGCGTACCGCTGACGACGGCGAGCGCCAGCCGCCGCCCGAGGTCGAGGCCGTGCGCGATCTCGCAACCCGGTACGACGAGTTGCTCGAGGCACCACCGACCGCCCTCGACGATGAACCGATCGCCGTCTCGGCCGCGCAGTACCGGGAGACGCTCGCGGCGGCGCGGGAGCGACTCAGTGCCGCTGAGACCGATCTCGAGCACGAGGGAGAGGACGACCTCGAGACCAGCGACGGTTCGGGCGGCGAACGGGACCACTGGCGACGCCTCTGCGAACCCGCCGATCGAGACGTCCTCGCCGCTGGTAGGGACTGTCGCGGGATCGTCCACAAGGTGCTCGAGGACCCGCTCGAGCCGGTGCTCGTCTCGGTCGGCAAACCACCAGAACGGGGCGTCTGGGACCCCCAGTCGGTCCATGCCGTCGCAGCCGCGAAGGCACTGGCGTGGGAACACGAGACGGCGGTCGACCGGGCCTGGCTCGAGTACCCGGCCTACGGCGTCGTCCGGTCGATCGCGTTGACGACGCGGCGCAAGGCTCGCTACCGGCGAGTGCTCCGGACGGTCCGCGAGATGGACGGGCCGCCGGCGCGCACGACCAACCGTTCGAAGTGCGAAGGCTGCGAGTTCGCCGACGAGTGCGGCGTTCGAACGCGAACGCTGCGGTCGCTGCTCGGGTTCGGATGA
- a CDS encoding heterodisulfide reductase-related iron-sulfur binding cluster, with the protein MNVIAQSDVARETYWGISATEYAVFYLLTAITIAVFLYGVYRRFARYAAGDDDPFARLNELPSRTLTAAKIVLSNEKQFDRDLYGGLMHAFILWGFLTLFIATSILAVDGYVYKPIFQGHFWEGDFYLAYQFVVDAMGLLFVVGLGMAIYRRYWVRNERLWGRHTSSEDDLFIWTLFGLGVGGFLLEGLRVYSAGIPDHEVVSFVAYGLALAFDAAGLATLGPEQAGLNAAGLNVENLHWLAWWSHSLLAFFFIAWIPYAKPFHMLSSFANVITRDEKAGQRLPNVPADLDATNAESLDDFTWKELLDQDACTKCGRCSSVCPAKASDRPLDPRNVILDLKRYREEREAGAEPQPIIADGGTSVIDTETMESCMACMACMDACPVEIEHLQSFTRLQRQMTDQGDVDSSVQDVFQNVMQNGNTFGDAPRNRADWADDLEFDITDAREEEVDYLWYVGDYPSYDERNKRVARSLATILEEADVSFGILFDDEKYDGNDVRRIGEEFLYVELAGHHVETWEDCEFDKIVCTDPHSYNTFKNEYPEVDFAEFADDPMMPFDYTDRWNEEGEIDVLHWTQAVEELVRDGKLELNGDELDYTVTYHDPCHLGRYNDEYEAPRELIEATGCELAEMPRNRADSFCCGGGGGGLWMDFEEDPKPSEERLREALEDTAAGAAVEKFVVACPMCMTMYEDGRKTGDFEDQIEIVDVAELIVEAIGKEREARLEVAAD; encoded by the coding sequence ATGAACGTTATCGCCCAGTCGGACGTCGCGCGGGAAACCTACTGGGGTATCAGCGCCACGGAGTACGCCGTGTTCTATCTCCTGACGGCGATCACGATCGCCGTCTTCCTGTACGGCGTCTATCGGCGGTTCGCCCGGTACGCGGCCGGCGACGACGATCCCTTCGCACGCTTGAACGAGCTTCCCTCGCGCACGCTGACTGCGGCGAAGATCGTCCTCTCGAACGAGAAGCAGTTCGACCGGGACCTCTACGGCGGGTTGATGCACGCCTTCATCCTCTGGGGCTTCCTGACGCTGTTTATCGCAACATCGATCCTGGCGGTCGACGGTTACGTCTACAAGCCGATCTTTCAGGGGCACTTCTGGGAGGGCGACTTCTACCTGGCCTACCAGTTCGTCGTCGACGCGATGGGCCTGCTGTTCGTCGTCGGTCTCGGAATGGCGATCTACCGCCGCTACTGGGTCCGCAACGAACGCCTCTGGGGCCGACACACCTCGAGCGAGGACGATCTCTTCATCTGGACGCTCTTCGGCCTCGGCGTCGGCGGCTTCCTGCTCGAGGGGCTGCGCGTCTACAGCGCGGGGATTCCGGACCACGAGGTCGTGAGCTTCGTCGCCTACGGGCTGGCGCTCGCCTTCGACGCCGCCGGATTGGCGACGCTCGGCCCCGAACAGGCCGGGCTCAACGCGGCCGGCCTGAACGTCGAGAACCTCCACTGGCTCGCGTGGTGGTCCCACTCCCTGCTCGCGTTCTTCTTCATCGCGTGGATCCCCTACGCCAAGCCGTTCCACATGCTCTCGTCGTTCGCGAACGTTATCACGCGCGACGAGAAGGCTGGCCAGCGACTGCCGAACGTCCCCGCGGATCTGGACGCGACCAACGCCGAGTCCCTCGACGATTTCACCTGGAAGGAACTGCTCGATCAGGACGCCTGCACTAAGTGCGGCCGCTGTTCCTCGGTCTGCCCGGCCAAGGCGTCCGACCGCCCGCTCGATCCGCGCAACGTCATCCTCGACCTCAAGCGCTACCGGGAGGAGCGCGAGGCCGGCGCCGAACCGCAGCCGATTATCGCCGACGGCGGCACCTCGGTCATCGACACCGAGACGATGGAATCCTGCATGGCCTGCATGGCCTGTATGGACGCCTGCCCGGTCGAAATCGAGCACCTCCAGTCGTTCACCCGTCTGCAGCGCCAGATGACCGACCAGGGGGACGTCGACTCGAGCGTGCAGGACGTCTTCCAGAACGTGATGCAGAACGGCAACACGTTCGGCGACGCACCCCGCAACCGGGCCGACTGGGCCGACGACCTCGAGTTCGACATTACCGACGCCCGCGAGGAGGAAGTCGACTACCTCTGGTACGTCGGCGACTACCCGAGCTACGACGAGCGCAACAAGCGGGTCGCCCGGTCGCTGGCGACCATCCTCGAGGAAGCCGACGTCAGCTTTGGCATCCTCTTCGACGACGAGAAGTACGACGGCAACGACGTCCGCCGGATCGGTGAGGAGTTCCTCTACGTCGAACTCGCCGGCCACCACGTCGAGACCTGGGAGGACTGCGAGTTCGACAAAATCGTCTGCACCGATCCCCACTCCTACAACACCTTCAAGAACGAGTATCCGGAGGTCGACTTCGCGGAGTTCGCCGACGACCCCATGATGCCGTTCGACTACACCGACCGATGGAACGAAGAGGGCGAAATCGACGTGCTCCACTGGACGCAGGCCGTGGAGGAACTCGTTCGCGACGGAAAGCTCGAGCTGAACGGCGACGAACTCGACTACACCGTCACCTACCACGACCCCTGTCACCTCGGTCGGTACAACGACGAGTACGAGGCCCCGCGCGAACTCATCGAGGCGACCGGCTGCGAACTTGCGGAGATGCCGCGCAACCGCGCCGACTCGTTCTGCTGCGGCGGCGGCGGTGGCGGCCTCTGGATGGACTTCGAGGAGGACCCCAAGCCGAGCGAGGAGCGACTTCGGGAAGCGCTCGAGGACACCGCCGCCGGCGCGGCCGTCGAGAAATTCGTCGTCGCCTGTCCGATGTGCATGACGATGTACGAGGACGGCCGCAAGACCGGCGACTTCGAGGACCAGATCGAGATCGTCGACGTCGCGGAACTTATCGTCGAGGCGATCGGGAAGGAACGAGAGGCGCGACTCGAGGTCGCCGCGGACTGA
- a CDS encoding Hsp20/alpha crystallin family protein — translation MRRNPFDDIEEMLDRVSRQVEEGMTSGGLQVPGTVPVDVADTGDEYVVTADLPGYDTDDIDLTLSEGTLRLEANREDEREYAEGEYLRRERTRKTANRRIRLPEPVEEDGVSAGYEDGVLTVRLPKIGGGNESKEIDIE, via the coding sequence ATGCGACGAAACCCGTTCGACGACATCGAGGAGATGCTCGACCGCGTCAGTCGGCAGGTCGAGGAGGGAATGACCAGCGGCGGGCTTCAGGTGCCGGGGACCGTCCCCGTCGACGTCGCCGACACCGGCGACGAGTACGTCGTCACCGCCGACCTTCCGGGGTACGACACCGACGACATCGACCTGACCCTCTCGGAGGGGACGCTGCGCCTCGAGGCCAACCGCGAGGACGAACGGGAGTACGCGGAGGGCGAGTACCTGCGGCGGGAGCGAACCCGCAAGACGGCGAACCGCCGGATCCGCCTGCCGGAGCCGGTCGAGGAAGACGGCGTCTCGGCGGGCTACGAGGACGGCGTGCTGACCGTTCGGCTGCCGAAAATCGGCGGCGGGAACGAGTCGAAAGAGATCGACATCGAGTAA
- the metX gene encoding homoserine O-acetyltransferase MetX — translation MTTKNTIDLGEFQFLSGESIPSLEVAYETYGEFTGDNAVLICHALTGSAHVARRPDSGGETAGQARAWWGDVVGPGKAIDTTEYFVVCANAPGSCYGTTGPASENPETGEPYGTDFPPVTVGDWTRAQRQLLDELGVGRVHAVIGGSVGGMNVLDWLRRYPDDLERAGVVASAARLDPQCLALDTVARRAITSDPNWNGGHYYGGPEPEDGLARARQLGHIMYLSKTSMARKFGRRSAGRETVREEPPDPAAGFFPYREVESYLDYQAEKFVDRFDANSYLYMTRAMDDFDLSAGYESDADALAAFEGELLLLSFTGDWHFTVEQSETLADAAREADVDVAHHVIESDHGHDAFLVEPEKVGPPLSELLENGLAGRTITDTEAEPESADSDGFAPVHTSLFSK, via the coding sequence GTGACGACCAAGAACACGATCGACCTCGGGGAGTTCCAGTTCCTCTCCGGCGAGTCGATCCCCTCCCTCGAGGTCGCCTACGAGACCTACGGCGAGTTCACCGGCGACAACGCGGTGCTGATCTGTCACGCCCTGACCGGTAGCGCGCACGTCGCCCGACGTCCGGATTCGGGCGGCGAGACCGCGGGGCAGGCCCGCGCCTGGTGGGGCGACGTCGTCGGCCCCGGGAAGGCGATCGACACGACCGAGTACTTCGTGGTCTGTGCGAACGCGCCCGGCTCCTGCTACGGAACGACGGGGCCGGCCAGCGAGAACCCCGAAACTGGCGAGCCCTACGGCACCGACTTTCCACCGGTGACCGTCGGCGACTGGACGCGCGCGCAGCGACAGCTGCTCGACGAGCTCGGCGTCGGCCGAGTCCATGCCGTCATTGGCGGCAGCGTCGGCGGCATGAACGTCTTAGACTGGCTGCGCCGCTACCCCGACGACCTCGAGCGGGCAGGCGTCGTCGCCTCGGCCGCCCGCCTCGACCCGCAGTGTCTCGCGCTCGATACCGTCGCTCGCCGGGCGATCACCAGCGATCCCAACTGGAACGGCGGCCACTACTACGGCGGTCCCGAACCCGAGGACGGCCTCGCCCGCGCGCGCCAGCTCGGGCACATCATGTACCTCTCGAAGACCTCGATGGCCCGCAAGTTCGGCCGCCGATCGGCGGGCCGCGAGACGGTCCGCGAGGAGCCGCCGGACCCCGCGGCCGGCTTCTTCCCCTATCGGGAGGTCGAATCCTACCTCGACTACCAGGCCGAGAAGTTCGTCGACCGGTTCGACGCCAACAGCTACCTCTACATGACCCGCGCGATGGACGATTTCGACCTCTCGGCGGGCTACGAGTCCGACGCCGACGCGCTGGCCGCCTTCGAGGGCGAACTGCTCTTGCTCTCGTTTACCGGCGACTGGCACTTCACCGTCGAGCAGTCCGAAACCCTCGCGGACGCGGCTCGCGAGGCCGACGTCGACGTCGCACACCACGTCATCGAGTCCGACCACGGCCACGACGCCTTCCTCGTCGAACCCGAGAAGGTCGGCCCGCCGCTGTCCGAACTGCTCGAGAACGGGCTCGCGGGCCGCACGATCACCGACACCGAGGCGGAACCCGAATCAGCCGACTCCGACGGATTCGCGCCGGTTCACACGAGTCTCTTCTCCAAGTAG
- the leuS gene encoding leucine--tRNA ligase: protein MSDAGYDHAAVERRWQEAWDEADVYRTPDDVDDPTYVLGMYPYPSGKLHMGHVRNYTITDAYARFRRMQGDHVLHPMGWDAFGLPAENAAKERDTNPRDWTFDCIDTMRDQMESMGFGYDWDREIATCVPEYYRWNQWLFERFHEEGLVERRDAEVNWCPHCETVLADEQVEGEAELCWRCDTPVETRELEQWFLKITEYADELLEAIDDLEGWPNSVRQMQRNWIGRQYGSEVDFEVSEAPRASSGRGEGNEPREYGPVTAFTTRIDTIHGATFFALAPDHPISEELAEENEDVRRFIEEEADPDGDEPNGVETGLTATNPVTGDEIPVFVADFVLSDVGTGALMAVPGHDERDHAFAEKHDLDIVPVIAPEPEDGEEPQAPDVEDAAYTEDGVLINSGDYSGLDSETARERLTEDIDSAEEAKQYQLRDWGISRQRYWGTPIPVVHCDDCGPVTVPEEDLPVELPEFINTTGNPLDAAEEWKETTCPECGADATRETDTMDTFVDSSWYFLRYVSPGLEDAPFDRERANDWMPVDQYVGGIEHAVMHLLYSRFFTKVLADHEGLEHREPFENLLAQGMVQLEGEKMSKSKGNVVSPQRIVEEYGADTARLFMMQAAQPERDFDWSEEGVRSTNAFLGRLKEMIEDFTAEEPDGEYDAVARYVENEIEATIAIATDEYDDLTFNKALRETQDLVRTLRQYAEYAEPHAETYERGLSAVVRLLSPVAPHLTEELYDRLGHDEFVVDAAWPTATVDRDRVEKRRRLVENTREDVRDIIEVAGIEDPQAIDVVVAPDWKYDALEIAIESDADNLIGELMQESHIREQGDAAADYGQDLQAEREALSMTLDPEEEHEALEAAAWLLEREFDAPVRVLRADEADESVLKNAEPGRPAIEIEN from the coding sequence ATGAGCGACGCGGGATACGACCACGCGGCAGTCGAACGGCGCTGGCAGGAGGCGTGGGACGAGGCGGACGTCTACCGGACGCCCGACGACGTCGACGACCCGACGTACGTCCTCGGGATGTACCCGTACCCGTCCGGCAAGCTCCACATGGGCCACGTCCGCAACTACACGATCACGGACGCGTACGCCCGCTTCCGTCGGATGCAGGGCGACCACGTGCTCCACCCGATGGGCTGGGACGCCTTCGGCCTCCCCGCCGAGAACGCGGCCAAGGAGCGAGACACCAACCCCCGCGACTGGACGTTCGACTGCATCGACACGATGCGCGACCAGATGGAGTCGATGGGCTTCGGCTACGACTGGGATCGAGAGATCGCCACCTGCGTGCCCGAATACTACCGGTGGAACCAGTGGCTCTTCGAACGGTTCCACGAGGAGGGCCTCGTCGAACGCCGCGACGCCGAGGTCAACTGGTGTCCCCACTGCGAGACCGTGCTGGCCGACGAGCAGGTCGAGGGCGAAGCGGAACTCTGCTGGCGCTGCGACACGCCCGTCGAGACGCGCGAACTCGAGCAGTGGTTCCTGAAGATCACCGAGTACGCGGACGAGTTGTTAGAGGCGATCGACGACCTCGAGGGGTGGCCCAACTCGGTGCGCCAGATGCAGCGCAACTGGATCGGCCGCCAGTACGGGAGCGAGGTCGACTTCGAGGTCAGCGAGGCGCCACGCGCCTCGAGCGGACGCGGCGAGGGGAACGAGCCGCGGGAGTACGGCCCCGTCACGGCCTTCACGACCCGCATCGACACCATCCACGGGGCTACCTTCTTCGCGCTCGCGCCGGACCACCCGATCAGCGAGGAACTGGCCGAGGAGAACGAAGACGTCCGCCGGTTCATCGAGGAGGAGGCCGACCCCGACGGCGACGAGCCCAACGGCGTCGAGACCGGCCTGACCGCGACCAATCCCGTCACCGGCGACGAGATCCCGGTCTTCGTCGCGGACTTCGTCCTCTCGGACGTCGGGACCGGCGCGCTGATGGCCGTCCCCGGCCACGACGAGCGCGACCACGCGTTCGCCGAGAAACACGACCTCGATATCGTCCCGGTGATCGCGCCCGAACCCGAGGACGGCGAGGAGCCCCAAGCGCCCGACGTCGAGGACGCCGCCTACACCGAGGACGGCGTGCTGATCAACTCCGGCGACTACTCCGGACTCGATAGCGAAACCGCCCGCGAGCGCCTGACCGAGGACATCGACAGCGCCGAGGAGGCCAAACAGTACCAGCTGCGCGACTGGGGGATCTCCCGGCAGCGCTACTGGGGGACGCCGATCCCGGTCGTCCACTGTGACGACTGCGGTCCCGTCACGGTCCCCGAAGAGGACCTGCCGGTCGAACTGCCGGAGTTCATCAACACAACCGGGAACCCGCTGGACGCCGCCGAGGAGTGGAAGGAGACGACGTGTCCCGAGTGCGGCGCCGACGCCACGCGGGAGACCGACACGATGGACACCTTCGTCGACTCCTCGTGGTACTTCCTGCGGTACGTCTCCCCCGGCCTCGAGGACGCCCCCTTCGACCGCGAGCGGGCCAACGACTGGATGCCCGTCGACCAGTACGTCGGCGGCATCGAGCACGCCGTGATGCACCTGCTGTACTCGCGGTTCTTCACCAAAGTCCTCGCGGACCACGAAGGACTCGAGCACCGCGAGCCCTTCGAGAACCTGCTGGCCCAGGGGATGGTCCAGCTGGAAGGCGAGAAGATGTCCAAGTCGAAGGGTAACGTCGTCTCGCCCCAGCGGATCGTCGAGGAGTACGGCGCCGACACGGCGCGGCTGTTCATGATGCAGGCCGCCCAGCCGGAACGGGACTTCGACTGGAGCGAGGAGGGGGTCCGCTCGACGAACGCCTTCCTGGGTCGGTTGAAGGAGATGATCGAGGACTTCACAGCTGAGGAGCCCGACGGCGAGTACGACGCCGTCGCACGCTACGTCGAGAACGAGATCGAGGCGACGATCGCCATCGCGACCGACGAGTACGACGACCTGACGTTCAACAAGGCGCTGCGCGAGACCCAGGATCTGGTCCGGACCCTTCGGCAATACGCGGAGTACGCCGAACCCCACGCCGAGACCTACGAGCGCGGCCTCTCGGCCGTCGTCCGCCTGCTCTCGCCCGTCGCGCCGCACCTGACCGAGGAACTGTACGACCGGCTGGGCCACGACGAGTTCGTCGTCGACGCCGCGTGGCCGACCGCGACCGTCGACCGCGACCGCGTCGAGAAGCGCCGACGTCTGGTCGAGAACACCCGCGAGGACGTCCGCGACATCATCGAGGTCGCCGGCATCGAGGACCCGCAGGCGATCGACGTCGTCGTCGCGCCCGACTGGAAGTACGACGCCTTGGAAATCGCCATCGAGAGCGACGCCGACAACCTGATCGGCGAACTGATGCAGGAGAGCCACATCCGCGAGCAGGGCGACGCCGCCGCAGACTACGGCCAGGACCTGCAGGCCGAGCGCGAGGCGCTCTCGATGACTCTCGACCCCGAGGAGGAACACGAGGCCCTCGAGGCCGCCGCCTGGCTGCTCGAGCGCGAGTTCGACGCGCCGGTTCGCGTGCTTCGAGCCGACGAGGCCGACGAGAGCGTCCTGAAAAACGCCGAGCCGGGTCGACCGGCGATCGAGATCGAGAACTGA